In the genome of Hydrogenophaga sp. PBL-H3, the window GCCCAGCCGGCCGTCCGCGCTCGGCAACCATCGTGATCACCCGGGAAGACGGCGGCGTGATCGGCCTCTGATCCACTGAGCATCCAGGGCCTCTGCCGGCGCAAGTCGGCAGAGGCCTTTGTGTTTGGTTGACGCAAACCCTCGGGAGATGGCGCTCCTTGCGCTGTCGCCGTGCTCCAATCCGACACCCGAACCTTGGAGACGCCATGAAAAACACCGCCATGACCGGACTGCTGGCCCTCGTGTGTGCCCTGCCGGTGGCCTGGGCCGCAGACACACCCAGCAACATGGGGCCCAACGCGCAAGAGCACATGGTCGCGGCGCGCGCTGCCATGGCAGCGAAGAACTGGACCAAGGCGATTGCCGAACTCAACGCTGCGGTGAAGACCGAGCCGCGCAACGCCGACGCGCACAACCTGTTGGGCTACAGCCACCGCAAACAGGCCAGGCCCGATCTGGCCAAGGCGTTCGAGCACTACAAGCTGGCGCTTCAGATCGACCCCGGGCACAAGGGCGCACACGAGTACATCGGCGAGGCCTATCTCATGGACAAGCGACCCGCCGATGCCGAGAAACACCTGGCCGAACTGGCCCGGATCTGTGGCAACCAGACTTGCGAGGAATACGCGGACCTGGCCAAGGCAATCGCGGCCTACAAGGCCAGGGCACCGGGCTGAATCCGATCAGCTTCGCGGCACGGCTGGGTGCGCTTCGGGTGGGCGCTGCTCCATGTAGCCGCGTCCGTCCTTCACGCCGGTGCGCCCGGCGATCTGCCAGGCGGTGCGCTGGTTGATCAGGCGGGCCAGGAACTCCAGCTCTTCGTCGGTGTGGTTCAGGGCCGGTGCCGGCGTGAGGAAGCGCCCGGCCTTGGGTTCGGCTTCGCCCCAGAACGACTGGTGGTAGCTCGACACCGACAGCGCCTTGTTGCCGCCAGCCTGCATGTCCACCGTGCCGTAGCAGTTGCAGAAATAGCTGCGGTTGGCCTGTTCGGCAAACACCTCGGTGTAGACGCCGGTGCCGCGGATGCCGGCGGTCAGCGTGGGGGTGACGATGGCGCGGTTGCTGCCACGGCCAAACGCGCTGACCACCGCGCCCGTGAGCAGTCGCAGCAGGCTCACGGTGTGCAGGGTGGCGCCACGCTCCACCGTCATGCGCGAGTTTTGGCGCACGTTGAACGAGGCATTGCCCAACACGAAGATCAGTCGCGACGCCGGGCCGGTGAAGATCTCGTCACCGGTCTGGATGGTCTGCTCCGGCAGCATGCGCCGGCCGTTGAGCAGCACGTCGCCGACCAGCTCCACCACGTTGCTGCGTTGCTGCGCCATGGCAGCCGGCAGACCGCCCATGGCCACCCACGCCGCAGCGGCCTTGAGGGTGTCGCGGCGCTGAAACCAGGTCACTTCGCTCTCGACGCGGCCTTGCAGGGTGTGTTGGCTCATGCATCTTCTCCGGTGGTGGTGGGGGCGAGTCGCTCGGCGGGGTCAAAACTGTCAACAAAGGTGAAATAAATCGAGGTGTGAAACATGGAGGCCATGAAAAGCACGGCCGGGTACAGCACGATATTGAGTGCGCCCGCGCCGCCGAACAGGGCGCCGAGCAAGCTCATGAACAGTCCCACCAGCATGAACACGCCGACCCAGCCCAGTGTGTAGAACAGCATGGCGCCTTTGTTGCCCCAGCAAGCCATGAAGCTGAAAAACAGGCTCTTGCCCGGACTCACGCCGTGCCAGTGCACCAGGGCAGGCGCATGCCAGAAGGCCATGAGCACCGGCAGGTAGATCACCAGGCCGGCCAGCAGGCCCTGGTTGGCCAGCGAGGCGCGCACCATCTCGGCCGTGACGTCGGCGGCGTTCGGGTCCACCGGCGGTGGTGCCTCGCCGCCAAACAGTGTGGCCACGCCCAGCACCAGCAGCAGGCCAGCGGCATACAGGGCGCCGAGGATGAGCATGTTGCGGGTCTGCACGGGTTTGCCCCGCAGGCCCGAGATCAGCGCGGAGGGCATGGGAAAGCGACCCTGCACGGCTTCGCGCGTGGCCGCCATCAGGCCCAGCGTGGCGGCCGGCACCAGCACCAGCGAGATCACCGTGCCCAGCAGCGGGATGAGCGAGAGCACCGAGACGGTGGCCATGAACATGAAGAACAGGCCGGACATGGCCAGCGGCTGGCGAAAGAAGGTCTTCACGCCCAGCTTGACCCAATGCAGGCCGACTCTGGCGGGAACGAGATGGAGTTTCATGCGGTCACGGGTTGGGGCGCTGC includes:
- a CDS encoding iron dicitrate transport regulator FecR — protein: MSQHTLQGRVESEVTWFQRRDTLKAAAAWVAMGGLPAAMAQQRSNVVELVGDVLLNGRRMLPEQTIQTGDEIFTGPASRLIFVLGNASFNVRQNSRMTVERGATLHTVSLLRLLTGAVVSAFGRGSNRAIVTPTLTAGIRGTGVYTEVFAEQANRSYFCNCYGTVDMQAGGNKALSVSSYHQSFWGEAEPKAGRFLTPAPALNHTDEELEFLARLINQRTAWQIAGRTGVKDGRGYMEQRPPEAHPAVPRS
- a CDS encoding tetratricopeptide repeat protein, which translates into the protein MKNTAMTGLLALVCALPVAWAADTPSNMGPNAQEHMVAARAAMAAKNWTKAIAELNAAVKTEPRNADAHNLLGYSHRKQARPDLAKAFEHYKLALQIDPGHKGAHEYIGEAYLMDKRPADAEKHLAELARICGNQTCEEYADLAKAIAAYKARAPG
- a CDS encoding BPSS1780 family membrane protein, translating into MKLHLVPARVGLHWVKLGVKTFFRQPLAMSGLFFMFMATVSVLSLIPLLGTVISLVLVPAATLGLMAATREAVQGRFPMPSALISGLRGKPVQTRNMLILGALYAAGLLLVLGVATLFGGEAPPPVDPNAADVTAEMVRASLANQGLLAGLVIYLPVLMAFWHAPALVHWHGVSPGKSLFFSFMACWGNKGAMLFYTLGWVGVFMLVGLFMSLLGALFGGAGALNIVLYPAVLFMASMFHTSIYFTFVDSFDPAERLAPTTTGEDA